The sequence below is a genomic window from Ipomoea triloba cultivar NCNSP0323 chromosome 2, ASM357664v1.
NNNNNNNNNNNNNNNNNNNNNNNNNNNNNNNNNNNNNNNNNNNNNNNNNNNNNNNNNNNNNNNNNNNNNNNNNNNNNNNNNNNNNNNNNNNNNNNNNNNNNNNNNNNNNNNNNNNNNNNNNNNNNNNNNNNNNNNNNNNNNNNNNNNNNNNNNNNNNNNNNNNNNNNNNNNNNNNNNNNNNNNNNNNNNNNNNNNNNNNNNNNNNNNNNNNNNNNNNNNNNNNNNNNNNNNNNNNNNNNNNNNNNNNNNNNNNNNNNNNNNNNNNNNNNNNNNNNNNNNNNNNNNNNNNNNNNNNNNNNNNNNNNNNNNNNNNNNNNNNNNNNNNNNNNNNNNNNNNNNNNNNNNNNNNNNNNNNNNNNNNNNNNNNNNNNNNNNNNNNNNNNNNNNNNNNNNNNNNNNNNNNNNNNNNNNNNNNNNNNNNNNNNNNNNNNNNNNNNNNNNNNNNNNNNNNNNNNNNNNNNNNNNNNNNNNNNNNNNNNNNNNNNNNNNNNNNNNNNNNNNNNNNNNNNNNNNNNNNNNNNNNNNNNNNNNNNNNNNNNNNNNNNNNNNNNNNNNNNNNNNNNNNNNNNNNNNNNNNNNNNNNNNNNNNNNNNNNNNNNNNNNNNNNNNNNNNNNNNNNNNNNNNNNNNNNNNNNNNNNNNNNNNNNNNNNNNNNNNNNNNNNNNNNNNNNNNNNNNNNNNNNNNNNNNNNNNNNNNNNNNNNNNNNNNNNNNNNNNNNNNNNNNNNNNNNNNNNNNNNNNNNNNNNNNNNNNNNNNNNNNNNNNNNNNNNNNNNNNNNNNNNNNNNNNNNNNNNNNNNNNNNNNNNNNNNNNNNNNNNNNNNNNNNNNNNNNNNNNNNNNNNNNNNNNNNNNNNNNNNNNNNNNNNNNNNNNNNNNNNNNNNNNNNNNNNNNNNNNNNNNNNNNNNNNNNNNNNNNNNNNNNNNNNNNNNNNNNNNNNNNNNNNNNNNNNNNNNNNNNNNNNNNNNNNNNNNNNNNNNNNNNNNNNNNNNNNNNNNNNNNNNNNNNNNNNNNNNNNNNNNNNNNNNNNNNNNNNNNNNNNNNNNNNNNNNNNNNNNNNNNNNNNNNNNNNNNNNNNNNNNNNNNNNNNNNNNNNNNNNNNNNNNNNNNNNNNNNNNNNNNNNNNNNNNNNNNNNNNNNNNNNNNNNNNNNNNNNNNNNNNNNNNNNNNNNNNNNNNNNNNNNNNNNNNNNNNNNNNNNNNNNNNNNNNNNNNNNNNNNNNNNNNNNNNNNNNNNNNNNNNNNNNNNNNNNNNNNNNNNNNNNNNNNNNNNNNNNNNNNNNNNNNNNNNNNNNNNNNNNNNNNNNNNNNNNNNNNNNNNNNNNNNNNNNNNNNNNNNNNNNNNNNNNNNNNNNNNNNNNNNNNNNNNNNNNNNNNNNNNNNNNNNNNNNNNNNNNNNNNNNNNNNNNNNNNNNNNNNNNNNNNNNNNNNNNNNNNNNNNNNNNNNNNNNNNNNtaaaaaaaaaaaaaaaaaaaaaggtatctATCGTTTGCTTCCTCTATTGACTTGACTTAATGCTTgattaaattactaataatataaaattacatttttgtagTTCTAAAATTCCTATAAAACTTAGTTAGCATGcattatcaaaatatataagaaCATTATTCCTAACACTTACTTTTGGAGTTGTGTTCTGActactattagctgtttgatttggttaaacaatcaatataaatgtttggttaatcagctttttgtaactccaaaatgataaaattcaaagctgtttttttcaattaactttttgaaaaaaaaaaattataccaaacaactattagctaacaactaatttaccaaacatctttctataatcagctatatatatgttatcaactaatcaaatccTCTCACTCAATTAGCTAATATCTattttgccaaacaccccattaTGTGGTAGTGCTTGAAATGCAATTATTGAATGTGTAAGATGAACTATGTGCATGGGGAGATTAATTTTTATGCAAATTGGTTTGCAAATTGCCATTTACTTATAGGCATGGGAATTGGGATGTCAATTCTTCTGATCTTTTGGATTGAGGGATCCTCCCAATGATCCCCAACCTCGATCTACAACATCATATATTATTCCCATCTTATGATTTGCTGCATAAACTTAAGAACAAAACTCATATGCTccattaattttagtattatttttttttttggtagaagGTAAGTGGAGATCAGAAGAGTAAACTAAGCGCATGTAGTGCATGGAACAAATGAATATTAAACATAGCTTAATTAGATGCACATAGGATTCCTAGGGTTTGTTGAAGGTTTggttaataataaatatattattcccatCTTATGATTTGCTACagaaaatcatatatattaagAAGCAACAATCATATGCTCCATAATGGGTgctaggatatatatatatggatatgaTTATTATGAGGCAATGATTGAGATGcctcatgcatgcatgcattgcaTGCAGACTTCTACCTAACCaaattatagtaattattaatatattattattgtatgttTGTAAGTCAACCCTCAAAGTGATCAACCATGTTCTTGTTCGATGTTTTTCCATTTAGTTTAGGGTTTAAACCTACCTGCAAACTGGCTTCAATCCAAATGGAAGATGATCAGTAATTTGGGAGTAGAATATTGCACACTCTCTTAGCCTCCATTTGGAATATAATAGTAAATTTATAGGATGGTTACGTATTTGATGATTGTACTATTTTAATcgtattattttataataatataataatatttttaaatgatcaGAGTAAAgcttacaaaaattttataggGCATATTTTGATAGTATattgtatttaatgaaattATGCCTTCTTTTGGTGAAGAGAAAAAACACAGATGTTCTTTTTTGGTGAAGAGATGAGAAGAAAATAGAGtcatcaaaattaaaactttgacTTTCAAGTTTATAAACTACATATTGACTTTCGTTTCCCTGGCCTTagaaaagtatttttaaatcagaaacacttttttttctttttttcttttctttttttacttttgttttgttaCCAAATCGCTTGGAAGTgtttctgaatttttttttactttattacaAAATGGTATGgaactgttttcaaaaaaagttttGATTGTGAAATATTTTCAATACTAGAAACATTACCGTACCCCTAAACGTTAGGGTACATCATGCCATAAAACTTATAATTATGATGAACTTATGAGCATTTGCTATGATTCACAATACAAGCCCAACTCCAATAATCTATCAAGTCTCATCTTCAATGACAATTTATATCGTTGACCGTGGTTTACATAGCATTGTGGACTTTGGAtaaaaatgacgtcgttttgatctttaaattttaacgaatttttaatttaatttcccaTTTCTCATGTTTCTACACCTATAATAATCTATTCTAGCTAGTTACAGAGTTCATACTCTTAAGAtgcaaaatttcacaaaacAAGACACAGAAACTCACAATACAAGACaaacacatgttatatatttacttatttttaaatctggtttaggtagataatttatgtATTGTTCTATAGGCgcagaatttcacaacacaagacataaattcataacataagatatacaatatgttgtgtgttacacaactactaatttattatatgtacataattaacTCTTAACAATCTTAAGGTACAAAAATTCGtaatacaagacacaaaaactcacaacaaaagacacatacacatgttatatacttacttattttcaaatttgatttagatagagaatttatgttttatatacacaaaatttcacaacacaagatataaattcataacataaaaacacataatatgttgtgtgttacacatatactaatttgtttcagatacaaaattaatactcttaaagtacaaaatttcataacataaaaactcacaacacaaacacatacacatgctttagtgtaaacaaaaaaaaaatttgtatcatGAATTGAACAACCAAGCGGTTGTCAtcgataataaataaaaaacaacgTCGTATATGACcaaggttcacaatgcattgtggatggGGTCTACGGTATAACAACCCCATCTTCAATACACATGAACTCATATTTATGATATCAGCTCCACAATACCAAATTACATAGGCCCAAACCCTAAAACAAAAATCACCCCTGATCCAATTACACTAAATTTAGCCCACTTAAATGTGGCCTACTGGGCTTTTAACCTCGTTGGCACGTGCGAGACCCAAGTCCTAATTAGGGCTGATAAAAGGCAGATGATGACGTGTTGAAACTTTTCTCAGTTTTAATTCACAATTATTTTATCGCCACCCTCCAAATGACTTAATTACTCCAGATTCCAGAACCAGAAGTCAGTACAAAAAGGTTCTTTAAGTAAAATCCTGCAGACATGCTGCTAAATACCCCTCCTATCCGACTATCCCTGTGACCCTGCCTTCTTgtctttcttttaaaaatagcAAAAACTTATATTACCCCGTACCACGGATCTTTGTCTGTAATACTGatcaaattataaacaattgtatgtgtaagtattataattttagttataagtattacaatatttatcattaataacaatcattttttactttaaatagcAATACAATTTcacataaaaatattacaatacttATAAGTAgcgatttatttttaatttaattgatattaattttttacaataaatattacaatttctttcataaataacatttcactttaaaaaaaaaaaaaactaacctaACATTTCATATTACAATAATTATCATTagtaaaaaatgattttatccACTATAAATACATGTTATGTGAAGTCAATTATGAAAAATGCGTCAGCATAGACAACTCAATTTGttacataataaaatttgagaCAAATGGCATGAGATCGAATCTCAACAACATTAGTGggtgaaagaaaaagaaaatgtaaacaTCAAATTTTACGAGAAAAAGTGGGATCGATAATTTCCTTTTGGTAGGGGCTTACTTGTCATTATATAGCCTGTACTGCAGTGTACCAAACACCTGATTCTGATACACTATAAAAAAAACGTGCAGAATGAGAGTGCGGCAAAAATCTCATTTCCGCATATCCCATTTTTCCTCAAGCTCGTATAACTACTCATGGCGGCGCCGGCGCCCACTTCCTTCTCTATATCCGCCTCCTCCTCCGCCACCGTCTCTAAAACCCTAAAGCCGTCTACTGCAGCCGTCCCACACAGCCTAGGATCAATTTTTTCCTCCAACCCTTCCTTAAGATCGCTTCGAGCTCATGCTCTTCCTGCCATTCGCTCCACCTCCGCCTCTGCACTCGCAGCTCGCATGGTCTCCGCTCCACCCTCCATCAAGTCGCCGACTTCCCTCGATTTCGAGACCTCCGTATTTAAGAAGGAGAAAGTCTCCCTCGCTGGCCACGATGAGGTAGGTATTCCTGTGTGCttctatgtatatatgtgtgtctgTGTTGAAATGAATAGTTTGGCCTGAATGTTTGGATTCTGGTGATGTAGTACATTGTGAGAGGAGGAAGGGATTTGTTCAATTTGTTGCCGGATGCATTCAAGGGAATCAAGCAGATTGGAGTTATTGGCTGGGGTTCACAGGTGAAGAAGCTTCATTCATTAATTGTTTCTCGTTTCGAATCCAGCATATTGATCAAAAGCTATTAGCTACACTTTTCCTCATATCCTATTTGATTAAATGATCGATGATCCGTATAACTGTATAAGTTCACCTTGTTTTGCTATTTGTTACAGGCCGTCTTCTTTTTTTAGTgtatcttatttataaataaattagataACTTTCAAGTTTTGGAATACTTATATGATAGATAAAAGGCTAAATTAAATGTTTTCTCCATGTTCCATGTTGCCATCACAAAGACTATCAGttttatttgttcatataaaacGAGTGTCTGCTCTGGGTTACATCTTCTTGTTCATATTGTGATGACAGCATTTGTTTTTAAAGTTTGGCTGTCATTTTTCATCAATATGATTAAATATTCTTGTTGGTGTTATGTATTTGACAGGGACCTGCTCAAGCTCAAAATTTGAGGGATTCTCTTGCTGAAGCAAAATCTGACATTGTAGTCAAGGTGATAATACTTCTATCCCTCTTCTTCTTAAATCAAATAAAGAGTAGAATGATAAGAATGAAAGGGAAGTGAATGAGGGGGAAAATCCAATTATTTCTGCAcatttttctcatctttttttttttaataaataaattcatgtATTTCATTTTGCCTGTCTCATGTGGAGCTAATTAAGTATGCACATTTGTTTGTGCAGATTGGTTTAAGGAAGGGTTCTCGCTCCTTTGATGAGGCCCGGGCTGCTGGGTTTACTGAAGAGAATGGAACCTTAGGGGACATATGGGAGACCGTCTCTGGCAGTGATCTAGTGCTTCTCTTAATTTCAGATTCAGCTCAGGTTGACACTTCTACTTAGCCTCAGCTGCTGACATGCAGTCTTATATTTGACTATTTCTGTCCTGCATTTTTCACTGCTTATTCAATGTCCTTATAGAATTTTAGGATATTTTCTGGGCCTCTGTGCCTCTTTtaggaaataaaataatgacaATTTTTTCTTGGTTATGCTCATTCTCTGATTTAAGTAATACTTACAATGATATTGATCACCCTTGATTATGTTCtcttttaagtttgaatttttgGATTAGGAAGAGTCTTTTCAAATAACTGTCACTTTCTGCGTTCAGCATGTCATTTCAATATGATATTTAGTCTGAATTCTGTGTTGCACTGCAGGCTGATAACTATGAAAAGGTATTTTCCCACATGAAGCCAAATAGTATTCTTGGGCTGTCACATGGATTCCTTCTTGGCCATTTGCAGTCAATGGGTCTGGACTTCCCTAAGAACATTAGTGTTATTGCTGTATGTCCGAAAGGAATGGGCCCTTCAGTGAGGAGGTTGTATGTGCAAGGAAAAGAAATCAATGGTGCTGGAATTAATTCAAGTTTTGCAGTCCACCAGGTCTCCAAAGTTCTCTCTTTCTTCCTCTTATTTGGTCCCTTGGCTTCCTGTTGTATGGGATATGCGTTACTCTATTTTCATATGCAGGATATTGATGGCAGGGCCACTGATGTTGCCCTTGGGTGGTCAGTTGCCCTTGGCTCCCCATTTACTTTTGCTACTACTCTAGAGCAGGAGTACAAGAGTGATATATTTGGGGAACGAGGTGAGATACATCATATGTTAGTTTGCTTGAACTACTTCATAGTCTTGGCTAaaattttttcatttcattgTTAGGGATTTTACTTGGTGCCGTTCACGGCATAGTCGAGTCTCTGTTTAGAAGGTACACTGAACATGGAATGGATGAGGAGCTTGCCTATAAGAATACTGTGGAGTGCATTACCGGAATCATTTCAAGGACCATATCAACACAGGTTGGTTCTTGCTTTAAGttccttaaactttaaaattctTGGTTTCAACAGGCTCCTTTGTCTGAAGCCATCTTGAAATTCTTATGATGTTTTCTATGATATTCCTATTACTGCTTTTTAATAGGGCATGTTGGCTGTGTACAACTCATTGAGTGAAGAGGGAAAGAGGGAATTTGAGACTGCATATAGTGCTTCATATTACCCTTGCATGGATATCTTGTATGAGTGCTACGAAGATGTAGCCACAGGCAGTGAAATTCGGAGCGTTGTCCTGGCAGGGCGTCGCTTCTATGTAAGTTGGTTCCTATACTTCTAAAGAACTTTGGGCCTGTTTGGTTTAACATATAGAATGACTTTTCAAAGTTCTTGTGAGGAGTGAATTATTTTTTCAGTATTATTCGTAACAATGTTGGTAATCCTCACAGGAAAAGGAGGGTCTACCAGCTTTCCCAATGGGCAAAATTGACCAGACACGAATGTGGAAAGTTGGGCAGCGTGTGCGAGCAGTCCGCCCAGCTGGTGATCTTGGTCCTCTATATCCCTTCACCGCAGGTGTATATGTAGCATTGATGATGGCTCAGGTGAGTTCCATTTTTTAGAGTTTTTAGAGTTCCTTGTCAGTGTTTCACCACATGTAGATGGATTTCCATGTTTTAGTTTACTGGCAACAGTAGTTGTTTCCATACCAGACTTTCTACAGTTACCTCATTAAAGGAACCATCATTTGAACTTCCTATTTTTTGGCAACTATAAACAGATTGAGATTCTAAGGAAGAAAGGGCACTCATACTCTGAGATCATAAACGAAAGTGTGATCGAGTCAGTTGATTCCCTCAACCCCTTCATGCATGCTCGCGGAGTTTCATTCATGGTTGACAATTGCTCAACAACGGCACGTCTTGGATCAAGGAAGTGGGCGCCTCGATTCGATTATATTCTCACCCAGCAGGCGCTCGTGGCCGTGGACAACTCTGCTCCCATCAACCGAGACCTCATCAGCAACTTCCTCTCAGACCCTGTGCACGGAGCCATCGAAGTTTGTGCCCAGTTGAGACCCACCGTCGACATATCTGTTCCTGCAGATGCAGATTTCGTCCGTCCTGAACTGCGCCAGTCTAGCAACTAAGAGTTGTTGAAGTCTACCACGACACCACCCGCTAAACGGCCATGGATTAGTGTTTCTTCTTTTCGTTTTTCTTTTGGGTGGGATGTTGTAAGAGTCTGAAACTATAGGTGCAGTACTATATCCAAATATCTGTAGAACTGTTCTTTATGCTGTGGCTTAAGCCAACTGAATTTTATCTTAGTATTGCATTTTGGGtttgtatgaaaaaaaaaaaagttttcctAGTATCATTTgttgaataaataataaaatgaaattattaatgACAGCAATTGTGGCATTCAGAAAGGGATGTAAATCTGTAATATTCAGGTGAGATTCATAAATAGGTAAGTAAAAGAACTGAGACATTGATATGAATACATTCCAGAAAGCATATTCTTGATCTGATGTCCTCCATTTTCACTCACTCCTTGTTTTGAGGAAACACAGATTTGCAGGCGTCAAGGGAAAATTCTGGGTGGCAAAACGCAGCGCTTGCTATCGACTTGTCTTCATCAAGAATGTCAAGAAAGTTGGTTGTTTTCTGCACATTGCAACATTCTTGATTTCATAAGCATCAATGTCATACATAAATtgcttcattttccttttctttttcagcagacaatataatgcacaaaagtCGAGTTTTACCATGCTATAGGATCCTCTGATGTAGCCCACAAGAACAAGCTCCATCTCGTAATCATGTAGATCTTCATTGTTTCCATCAAGTATGAAGGTTTGCTAGAAAAGTGAAAAAGGCACATGAAATAAATTACTGTCCACAAAGAAAAATATCACAAGTATAATCAGGTTTTTCACTCACAATGTTTCTATTTGAACTGGAGCAGTCATTTTCCCATCCAATGCTGACAACAATCTTCAAGAACTTGTTGGAGTCGATCTTTGCCCATCCAACATAAATTCCAAAAACTTGATCAGGTAGAACAGCCAATATATCATCTAAACACAGCAACATTCATTTGTGAGATACCGCTCATACATCACGTGAAACCAAATAAGTTTGCACtttttatacatttttcttaTACATCAGGATGGATGGATGGATAAACGAGAATGTTTTCTATATTGAAGAAAATTCCAGATAAATTTGGCAAGAGGAGGGCTGTCATAGACCTGTAAATTCACGGAGACGTCCATTGCTGTAGAAACCTTTGAAAAAAACAGGTTCAACAGGCAATACATTATCTATACCTGCGATAATTACATGAAAATCAATACATCAGACAAGCAAGAAAATTGGGATTACAAGCAGAGGGTGGACGTGTTGGGCAAGAATTATACAATCTCCAAATGGGGGGAGACCCCAAAGTTCGGGCTGTAACTCAAGAATTGAATGAAGCACAGAATCAGCGATAGAATACTGATCAATTTCGGTTTGTACTGATGGCACAGCAACTACCTTCATTCCAGCAGCCTTTCCTGCTTTGACACCAACACTGTAAAATTGAACTACAATTACAACTTCGTACAATCATGTTACATATACAGCAGTCCTCCCAATCGAAAATAAACcgaaaagaagagaaagaataaAAAGTTACTGTGGTAATCAGTGAAGCGTCACAGAGCTAGCAAGTGGTAATACTATCACTCTAGCCCAGTAAAATATATAAGACGCACTGAAGCAAAAATACATTGGTAATTACACACCCAAAACTCCTTTCCATGTTTGAATATCAATCATCATACACAACCTTCTCCACAACACTATAGTCTATAGTGCTATAAAGTATGCACACAACGCCAAGGTATCACCAATTCACTTGTCAGTATGGATTTCAGatgcaatgcaaattaaacaAAGGATCAAACTTGTTTTGACGGGTAGAAATGGAACTATACAGCTGTATTTTATGGCTCCATACAAGATATTCTATTAAGGAAGTAGCTCAATGTATCGCAAGCTTTGCAAGAAAGTCCATGAAGTTCAAATTTAACTTCACTTGAATATAATATGGACGAATATGAAGAAAACTTACACAGAGTCCTCTATCACAAGACAGTCAGCCGGATGCACATTCATCCTGCTTGCAGCTTCCAGAAATCTATTGACAAGATGTATTGAAAAAGCAATCAGTTGCAGAAATACTTGTTAGGATAATGCTTTTGTCATCTTACATGTCTCGGCCTTAAAATACTACTAAAGAAACTCCTGAGCAGAGGGAATATAATTACTTCATCCATAGAACCAATTTTAACTGTCTTAACTTACATGTCTGGCTCTGGTTTCCCTGCTCTAACCTGGTCACTTCCGAGAATTACTGCAAAGCGTTCTTTCCAACCTATAAAAATTGgagaattaaaaattaaaagaaatggcATCAAATTGAATAACAAACAAATGATTGATTACTGAGAACATCAGAAGTGCAAGTGATCGACATGATTTCATGGTAAATATAATGTGATCTTGTTCAGTAAGAGAAGAAATCACAAATGAATACATAAATAACCAAAGAGAGTTCAAAGCTTTTTGGTTAATCATTGAGGCAGTTGTATAGAGAAAGCGAGCTGAGAAGTTCCAACATCAAGGTTTAAGAAAACGCCTGAGTATTTACAGTGCACAACCTTCATGATAAGCGAGTTTCCCATCTATGTTTTTCCTTAGGGAATTCGAAGCAAGTGCAATGGGAATTCCTTGCTTATGAAGATGTGCCATAAGGCGGTTGACTCCAGGAAGTGCTTTAGCTAGCTGCCACCTAACAAAAACAAATTGTAGAAacaattcaataaataatatCCGTATAAAACTAATGCCAGTTGAAATTTGTCagcatatataaaatttcaaacATATTAATGCTAAAACCAGAAAGAACTTCACGTATAGCAAAATCTGCACTGTTTGATACTTGAGCTCATATGCTTAATTACAATCAGATGTCAAACTTCTCACTGAATGAACATCATATCAACGTCCTTACTATCTACTAAGTCATCAGGTTACTTGGAAACATAAAACAAACACATATATGCCATGTAATCCATGTATAACTTTCAGATCGATACACTCCATTCTTCAATCATAACTGCAATTCTTTTTATACACAGATGATATcttatcaaaatattttaatttaagtCAGAGAAATTTGATTCATTGATGAGGTGCTCACTGCTCAGTTGATAAAAGCTACATAGTAAGTGTATGCAGATATACCCACTTCTATAAAAACTAAAACCAGATTGTGTGATAAATTATAAAGAgatcatttttctaaaaaactaATATTCATGTCATAGGAGTTAGCAACTGCTGTAGAGTAGAGAGTAAAAGAGACTCACTTTCCCTGATAAAAGGGTAAGATTTCTTGAATGTATTGATGAGGAGAAAGTGGAAGATCATAATCTTCGATAATGGCACTGACAGATTGTTTCTGAGTCATCCCCAATCTTTTAATTTCCTTCTCCTTATCTGGTACTTTCCCATATATACCCAAATATTCCTTCAAAACCCCCTTCGTTACCTGCTCTGCAACCCCataatcaccaaaaaaaaaaaaaacaatctttACGTCGAAACAAACACAGAACTCATTCCAGGAAACAGATAAAGAGGAAAAAGGAGGACCTGTGTTCAAAAGGGTACCGTCCAAATCAAATATGACAGCTGAAATCTTGTGGGTTTCATTGTTTTCACGTGTAGGTGCAAGATCTCCCATGGCTTCGCCCGAATTTGACGTGCCTGCGTGAGGATGTATGTTTTGTATTGAATTGGGGGATTCAAAGGGAAGTTTGATTGTGGTGTTCAATTGGGCAAAAAGTAGTTAAGTTCCAGCACAAAACCAGTGGAGAGGGAAAAAGGGAGAGAATTCCCGCCTTATTGAAGTTAATGG
It includes:
- the LOC116010211 gene encoding bifunctional riboflavin kinase/FMN phosphatase-like, encoding MGDLAPTRENNETHKISAVIFDLDGTLLNTEQVTKGVLKEYLGIYGKVPDKEKEIKRLGMTQKQSVSAIIEDYDLPLSPHQYIQEILPFYQGKWQLAKALPGVNRLMAHLHKQGIPIALASNSLRKNIDGKLAYHEGWKERFAVILGSDQVRAGKPEPDIFLEAASRMNVHPADCLVIEDSVVGVKAGKAAGMKVVAVPSVQTEIDQYSIADSVLHSILELQPELWGLPPFGDCIDNVLPVEPVFFKGFYSNGRLREFTDDILAVLPDQVFGIYVGWAKIDSNKFLKIVVSIGWENDCSSSNRNIQTFILDGNNEDLHDYEMELVLVGYIRGSYSMKTTNFLDILDEDKSIASAAFCHPEFSLDACKSVFPQNKE
- the LOC116010210 gene encoding ketol-acid reductoisomerase, chloroplastic encodes the protein MAAPAPTSFSISASSSATVSKTLKPSTAAVPHSLGSIFSSNPSLRSLRAHALPAIRSTSASALAARMVSAPPSIKSPTSLDFETSVFKKEKVSLAGHDEYIVRGGRDLFNLLPDAFKGIKQIGVIGWGSQGPAQAQNLRDSLAEAKSDIVVKIGLRKGSRSFDEARAAGFTEENGTLGDIWETVSGSDLVLLLISDSAQADNYEKVFSHMKPNSILGLSHGFLLGHLQSMGLDFPKNISVIAVCPKGMGPSVRRLYVQGKEINGAGINSSFAVHQDIDGRATDVALGWSVALGSPFTFATTLEQEYKSDIFGERGILLGAVHGIVESLFRRYTEHGMDEELAYKNTVECITGIISRTISTQGMLAVYNSLSEEGKREFETAYSASYYPCMDILYECYEDVATGSEIRSVVLAGRRFYEKEGLPAFPMGKIDQTRMWKVGQRVRAVRPAGDLGPLYPFTAGVYVALMMAQIEILRKKGHSYSEIINESVIESVDSLNPFMHARGVSFMVDNCSTTARLGSRKWAPRFDYILTQQALVAVDNSAPINRDLISNFLSDPVHGAIEVCAQLRPTVDISVPADADFVRPELRQSSN